A part of Methanocalculus alkaliphilus genomic DNA contains:
- a CDS encoding SpoIIE family protein phosphatase has product MNQPIPPMGVRTKILIAFLLISVISLLIAGGVASSAINTLGASAVSQSEALGEQAVRDSTAALLEDAEEYLLRIAIDQAEQASLHFEQTGIAILTIGAYAEALRSGRPAAPVAGTEEFIVAGTSPAIREREALAEMEDIMVSVATAHPEITWIYIGSQSGIFRVYPKTINLDPQFDHRKRDWFRDGLSSDGISWSRPYVDAGGEGLTVTCSYKIADAGDAWIVGADVTIETINQQILGTKISGDGYAMLIDKDGHVITRPGLSAEDRLWDESFTTENLLSAPNRELRAVAQKMILGESGISRISFEEREVFFAYAPVRTTGWSIAVVMPVETVIAPALLTGEKLETLTKSTSKEIDSQINRALHLFIVSMVVLIGAAIVGSAIFSQFITRPLKDLHKGATAIGKGDLEYRVTLQTKDEFESLGESFNTMAGELKAMMANLERETAERERLSRELEIAHHIQESFLPDRAPAVPGFDLAARSIPALFVGGDFYDFIPIGENRYGLVIADVSGKGVSAALFMALSRTLVRASTADEPSPATAITQANRLIYEDSKTSMFVTLFYAILDANNNTLTYVNAGHNPPVFIRGDDATITLLRADGIALGVIEEIALETVTIPLTPGDLLVLYTDGVTEAENAAEELYGEERLEALMTEIRGRGASEIIDAIIDDIKEYAGEAPQSDDITLLVLKAKDGEE; this is encoded by the coding sequence ATGAACCAGCCAATTCCGCCGATGGGCGTCAGAACAAAAATTCTCATTGCATTTCTTCTCATCTCGGTGATCTCGCTCCTTATTGCCGGTGGTGTCGCATCTTCCGCCATCAATACCCTCGGCGCATCTGCAGTATCCCAGAGTGAGGCACTTGGCGAGCAGGCGGTCAGGGACAGCACGGCGGCACTCCTTGAAGATGCAGAGGAGTACCTCCTCAGAATCGCCATCGACCAGGCAGAACAGGCATCTCTCCACTTTGAACAGACCGGGATAGCAATTCTGACGATTGGGGCATATGCAGAGGCCCTCAGATCCGGAAGGCCTGCAGCACCCGTTGCAGGGACGGAAGAGTTCATCGTTGCCGGTACCTCCCCTGCCATCCGGGAACGGGAAGCCCTCGCTGAGATGGAGGATATCATGGTCTCTGTTGCGACTGCGCATCCAGAAATCACATGGATCTACATCGGATCCCAGTCCGGGATATTCCGGGTCTATCCGAAGACGATCAATCTGGATCCGCAGTTTGATCACCGTAAAAGAGACTGGTTCAGAGACGGACTTAGTAGTGACGGCATCAGCTGGTCCCGCCCATATGTTGATGCCGGGGGGGAAGGGCTGACGGTCACCTGTTCGTACAAAATAGCGGATGCCGGAGATGCCTGGATAGTTGGTGCTGATGTAACCATTGAGACCATCAACCAGCAGATTCTTGGCACCAAGATCAGCGGTGACGGATATGCGATGCTCATTGACAAAGATGGGCATGTCATTACCAGGCCTGGCCTCAGTGCTGAGGATCGCCTCTGGGACGAATCATTTACTACAGAAAATCTCCTTAGTGCACCAAATCGTGAGCTTCGGGCAGTAGCACAAAAGATGATTCTCGGTGAGAGCGGCATCAGCAGAATCTCATTTGAAGAACGTGAGGTATTCTTCGCCTATGCACCCGTTCGGACGACAGGCTGGAGTATTGCTGTGGTGATGCCGGTCGAAACGGTCATCGCACCCGCTCTTCTGACAGGAGAGAAGCTTGAAACTCTTACAAAGAGCACGTCAAAAGAGATTGACTCGCAGATAAACAGAGCATTACACCTCTTCATCGTCAGCATGGTCGTCCTGATCGGTGCTGCCATCGTCGGGTCAGCCATCTTCTCCCAGTTCATCACCAGACCACTCAAAGACCTTCATAAAGGCGCCACCGCCATAGGAAAGGGAGATCTTGAGTACCGTGTCACCCTGCAAACAAAAGATGAGTTTGAGAGCCTTGGAGAGAGTTTCAATACGATGGCAGGGGAGCTCAAAGCGATGATGGCGAATCTTGAGAGGGAGACGGCTGAACGGGAGCGCCTCTCGCGGGAGCTTGAGATCGCCCATCACATCCAGGAGAGCTTCCTCCCGGACCGGGCCCCTGCTGTGCCTGGATTTGACCTGGCCGCACGGAGTATTCCTGCACTCTTCGTGGGTGGGGATTTCTATGACTTCATTCCAATAGGGGAGAACCGGTATGGCCTTGTCATCGCAGACGTCTCGGGCAAAGGCGTCTCAGCAGCACTCTTCATGGCACTCTCACGTACGCTGGTGAGGGCGAGTACGGCAGATGAGCCATCCCCTGCAACCGCTATAACTCAGGCAAACAGGCTTATTTATGAGGACTCAAAGACGAGCATGTTTGTCACCCTCTTCTATGCAATCCTTGATGCCAATAATAACACACTCACCTACGTCAATGCCGGCCATAACCCCCCGGTCTTCATCAGGGGAGATGATGCAACCATCACCCTCCTCAGAGCAGACGGGATTGCCCTTGGCGTCATTGAGGAGATAGCACTTGAGACGGTGACAATCCCCCTTACCCCCGGGGATCTCCTCGTCCTCTATACCGATGGAGTCACTGAGGCTGAGAACGCCGCTGAAGAGCTCTATGGTGAGGAGAGGCTTGAGGCACTGATGACAGAGATCCGGGGCAGAGGGGCCTCTGAGATCATCGATGCCATCATCGATGATATCAAGGAGTATGCAGGCGAGGCACCACAGTCAGATGATATAACCCTCCTTGTCCTCAAGGCAAAAGATGGGGAGGAATAA
- a CDS encoding amino acid ABC transporter permease, producing MTLLQFDFDLLLPVLYQGALVTFALILISAPFGFLNGILIAVGRVYGNRFISTLCHGYVLFFKGCPLLLLLFIIYFGLPSIGITFTAFTSAVIGFILCNGAYNSEYLRGGIQSIPAGQMTAALSLGMSRSQAIRSIILPQALRRSLPGLSNEFIYLIKYSSLAYMITVVEITGAAKAFATKHFAFFEVFILIGLFYLGLVTIAGYVISRVEKRIVIPGFGGT from the coding sequence ATGACACTGCTACAGTTTGACTTTGATCTTCTCCTCCCTGTCCTCTATCAGGGTGCATTAGTGACCTTTGCATTGATCCTCATCTCTGCTCCCTTCGGGTTCCTCAATGGAATCCTGATAGCTGTCGGAAGGGTGTATGGAAACCGGTTCATCTCAACGCTCTGTCATGGATATGTGCTCTTCTTCAAAGGGTGTCCTCTCCTCCTCCTCCTCTTTATCATCTACTTTGGCCTGCCTTCCATCGGGATAACCTTCACGGCATTTACTTCGGCAGTAATTGGATTTATCCTCTGTAACGGCGCGTATAACTCGGAGTACCTGAGGGGCGGGATCCAGTCAATCCCTGCGGGCCAGATGACTGCCGCCCTCTCTCTTGGGATGTCGCGGAGTCAGGCTATCAGAAGCATCATCCTTCCCCAGGCACTCCGGCGATCCCTCCCCGGTCTCTCAAATGAGTTTATCTATCTCATCAAATATTCCTCACTTGCCTATATGATCACGGTTGTTGAGATTACTGGTGCTGCCAAGGCCTTCGCCACAAAACATTTTGCCTTCTTTGAGGTTTTTATTCTGATAGGTCTCTTCTATCTTGGCCTTGTGACCATTGCCGGCTATGTGATAAGCAGGGTGGAAAAAAGAATTGTAATCCCGGGTTTTGGCGGAACGTAG
- a CDS encoding amino acid ABC transporter ATP-binding protein — MTDEIILRVQEIHKRYGENEVLKGVSFDVRRGETKVFIGPSGTGKSTLLRCINQLTVPDSGSIWLNGEEVTHAGPAINLYRQKIGMVFQNFNLFDHLTALGNVEIALLRVKKMSRQEARKKALMELEQVGLSDKVNSYPAELSGGQAQRLSIARALAMDPEVILFDEPTSSLDPELTREVLEVMRRLARNGMTMLIVTHEMGFALSVANEILFMEHGLIAEKGPPSEIPTSPDFTRTRRFLGSFQD; from the coding sequence TAAGCGATATGGTGAGAATGAGGTTCTGAAGGGGGTATCCTTTGACGTCCGGCGTGGAGAGACGAAGGTCTTCATCGGCCCTTCCGGTACGGGAAAGAGCACCCTTCTCCGATGTATCAACCAGCTGACGGTTCCTGACAGTGGATCTATCTGGCTGAATGGTGAGGAGGTGACCCATGCCGGGCCCGCAATCAACCTCTACAGGCAGAAGATTGGGATGGTCTTTCAGAACTTCAATCTCTTCGATCATCTGACGGCTCTTGGAAATGTTGAGATTGCCCTCCTCCGGGTCAAGAAGATGAGCCGCCAGGAGGCGCGGAAGAAGGCCCTGATGGAACTGGAACAGGTAGGCCTCTCTGATAAGGTGAATTCCTATCCCGCAGAACTATCAGGGGGGCAGGCCCAGCGCCTCTCTATTGCCCGAGCTCTTGCCATGGATCCCGAAGTGATCCTCTTTGATGAACCGACGTCGTCACTCGACCCGGAACTGACCCGCGAAGTACTTGAAGTGATGCGGAGGCTGGCAAGAAATGGGATGACGATGCTCATCGTCACCCATGAGATGGGTTTTGCCTTATCGGTTGCCAATGAGATTCTCTTCATGGAGCATGGGCTGATCGCCGAAAAGGGACCGCCATCCGAGATTCCGACAAGCCCGGACTTTACCCGGACACGCAGGTTCCTCGGCAGTTTTCAGGATTGA